A single genomic interval of Hevea brasiliensis isolate MT/VB/25A 57/8 chromosome 4, ASM3005281v1, whole genome shotgun sequence harbors:
- the LOC110640187 gene encoding AP2/ERF and B3 domain-containing transcription factor At1g50680-like, producing the protein MDQDDASSSMLSNAKINPTTAETSDSSDSHYPQFRAAKRPRLEINNTITAAKFKGVVPQQNGHWGAQIYANHQRIWLGTFRSEKEAAMAYDSAAIKIRSGDSHRNFPWTERNIQEPNFQSQYSTEAILNMIKDGSYQPKFADFLRTQSRRQEAAAGKSLNNNSNQTRAYGGDGQFSCIQLFQKELTPSDVGKLNRLVIPKKFATKYFPYISGKMEDDHDDDHGLGDGIDDIELVFYDRLMKCWKFRYCYWRSSQSFVFTRGWNRFVKEKNLKEKDIVTFYACVCPERVQEGQHFSLIDISYSNGQSCSVVDGPYQIEDMQEELELNLGQTIRNKLQKDHHQGKENRFRGSEFNNAKEKGLRLFGVQIN; encoded by the coding sequence ATGGATCAAGACGATGCATCATCAAGCATGCTTTCTAATGCCAAGATCAATCCTACAACTgcagaaacttcagattcatCCGACAGCCATTATCCTCAGTTTCGTGCAGCCAAACGTCCGAGACTAGAGATTAACAACACCATTACTGCGGCCAAATTCAAAGGAGTGGTGCCCCAGCAAAATGGACATTGGGGTGCACAGATATATGCAAACCATCAGAGAATCTGGCTAGGAACCTTTAGGTCTGAGAAAGAAGCAGCTATGGCGTATGATAGCGCAGCAATCAAGATTCGAAGTGGAGATTCGCATAGAAATTTTCCATGGACTGAAAGGAACATTCAAGAGCCTAATTTCCAATCCCAATACAGCACAGAAGCTATATTGAACATGATCAAAGATGGATCTTACCAACCAAAATTTGCTGATTTTCTTAGGACACAATCCAGAAGACAAGAAGCTGCTGCTGGCAAAAGtcttaataataatagtaatcaaACCAGGGCTTATGGTGGTGATGGGCAATTTTCTTGCATACAGCTTTTTCAGAAGGAACTTACACCTAGCGATGTAGGTAAGCTTAACAGGCTTGTTATCCCCAAGAAATTTGCCACTAAGTACTTCCCTTATATCAGTGGAAAAATGGAAGATGATCATGATGATGATCATGGATTAGGGGATGGGATAGATGATATAGAACTTGTATTTTATGACAGGCTAATGAAGTGCTGGAAGTTTAGGTATTGCTATTGGAGAAGCAGCCAAAGTTTTGTGTTCACAAGGGGTTGGAATAGGTTTGTGAAGGAGAAAAATTTGAAGGAAAAAGACATTGTCACTTTCTATGCATGTGTTTGCCCTGAAAGGGTTCAAGAAGGGCAGCACTTTTCCTTAATTGACATTAGTTACAGCAATGGCCAAAGCTGTAGCGTGGTTGATGGGCCTTACCAGATTGAGGACATGCAAGAAGAATTGGAGCTCAATTTGGGACAAACTATTAGAAATAAATTGCAGAAAGATCATCATCAAGGGAAAGAGAATAGATTCAGAGGATCGGAATTCAATAACGCCAAGGAAAAAGGGTTGAGGCTTTTTGGAGTGCAGATCAACTGA